One segment of Acidianus sp. HS-5 DNA contains the following:
- the cutC gene encoding glyceraldehyde dehydrogenase subunit gamma, with translation MLARPGEKVKIKVKVNGIWYEREVEPRKLLVHFLRDDLGLTGTKIGCDTSTCGACTVLMNGKSVKSCTVLAVQADGAEITTIEDGDGKLRAIQEAFKENFALQCGYCTPGMIMQSYYLLSENPSPSEEEIREGLHGNICRCTGYQNIVKAVQDASRRLVKQ, from the coding sequence AAAGGTAAAAGTTAATGGAATTTGGTACGAAAGGGAAGTAGAACCTAGAAAGCTTCTAGTTCACTTCCTTAGGGACGATTTAGGCTTAACGGGAACTAAAATAGGTTGTGACACCTCTACTTGCGGTGCCTGTACTGTGTTGATGAATGGAAAGTCAGTAAAGTCTTGCACCGTCTTGGCAGTCCAAGCTGACGGAGCTGAGATAACTACGATTGAAGATGGAGACGGTAAGCTTCGTGCAATCCAAGAGGCATTTAAGGAAAATTTTGCACTCCAATGCGGTTATTGCACTCCAGGAATGATAATGCAGAGTTATTACTTATTAAGTGAAAACCCCTCACCTTCGGAGGAGGAAATAAGGGAAGGACTTCACGGTAACATATGCAGGTGTACAGGGTACCAAAATATAGTTAAAGCAGTACAAGATGCATCAAGGAGGTTGGTTAAACAATGA